In Acidimicrobiia bacterium, the sequence ACGCGGGCGGGGTCGCGTTCGCCCGATGCCACGGTCTTGAGCGCACACTGGAGCGCCCGGTAGAGCACCGTGGCGGCGGGACGTTCGTCGGGCGCGAGATATGCGTTGCGACTCGACAACGCGACGCCGTCGATCTCGCGAACCGTCGGCACCCCGACCACGGTTACTGGCAGGTCGAGATCCGCGACGAGCCGTCGCACCACCACGAGCTGCTGGAAGTCCTTCTTGCCGAAGTACGCGGTGCACGGCCCCACGATCGAGAACAGCTTCGTGACCACGGTGGCCACACCGCCGAAGTGGTGGGGCCTCGACGCGCCGCACAGCCCGTCGGTCACCTCAGCCACCCTGACGCTCGTAAGGCCGGGGGTGGGGTACATCTCCGAGACCGGGGGTGAGAACAGCACGTCGACTTCTTCCTCGGACGCGGCACGGGCGTCACCCTCGGGATCGCGGGGATACGCATCGAGGTCTTCGTTCGGACCGAACTGGATGGGGTTCACGAAGAGGCTGACGACGACGAGATCATTCGTGGCACGTGCGGCCCGCATGAGCGCGCGGTGCCCTTCGTGCAGGAACCCCATCGTGGGCACGAGTCCGACCGTGTCGTTGGCGCGGCGAGACTCATCGCAGCGAGCGCGTACTGCTGCGATCCGCTCGATCGTGATCATGCGAGAACTTCACGCATCGCGGGATCGTCGCGACCCGAGAGTCGTTGCGCGGCGTCGGCCAGCGCGGAGTAGGCCCGGTGCTCGTCATGCGGTAGCGCCGCGAGGTGGCGTTCCACTGTCGCGACATCACCGCGGGCAACGGGACCTGTGAGTGCCTCCA encodes:
- the panC gene encoding pantoate--beta-alanine ligase; amino-acid sequence: MITIERIAAVRARCDESRRANDTVGLVPTMGFLHEGHRALMRAARATNDLVVVSLFVNPIQFGPNEDLDAYPRDPEGDARAASEEEVDVLFSPPVSEMYPTPGLTSVRVAEVTDGLCGASRPHHFGGVATVVTKLFSIVGPCTAYFGKKDFQQLVVVRRLVADLDLPVTVVGVPTVREIDGVALSSRNAYLAPDERPAATVLYRALQCALKTVASGERDPARVRHAALDLVGAEPLARLDYVEVVRADDLRAVDRLDDDVEHLVAVAVFIGGPRLIDNATFTVSGSDVRADLPGFDPTEQES